The following are encoded in a window of Chitinivibrio alkaliphilus ACht1 genomic DNA:
- the cas2 gene encoding CRISPR-associated endonuclease Cas2, with the protein MLVVVTYDVQTESLVGSRRLRKIAKTCEDFGQRVQYSVFECDVEPAQWENLKARLLKIYKPSVDSLRFYYLGANWKRRVEHFGAKKEIDLDDAIIL; encoded by the coding sequence ATGTTGGTGGTGGTGACCTATGATGTACAGACCGAAAGCCTTGTGGGATCCCGGCGTTTGAGAAAAATAGCCAAAACATGCGAAGATTTTGGACAGCGGGTGCAATACTCTGTATTTGAGTGTGATGTTGAGCCGGCACAATGGGAAAATCTCAAGGCTCGTTTATTGAAAATATATAAACCCTCCGTGGATTCTCTTCGTTTTTATTATCTTGGCGCAAATTGGAAGCGTCGTGTAGAACATTTTGGTGCTAAAAAAGAGATTGATCTGGATGATGCGATAATATTATAA
- the cas5c gene encoding type I-C CRISPR-associated protein Cas5c, producing the protein MSFGVKVKVWGDYACFTRPEMKVERVSYDVITPSAARAVIEAIYWKPAIRWVIDRIHVMKPVKFDNIRRNEVDSKLSISAGKIATAMENNEAIQLFADDSKHRRQRAAMVLRDVEYIIEAHFEPINSEGENIGKHLDMFNRRAKKGQCFYQPYLGTREFSSSFELVEGDIPASQLTGERDLGFMLFDIDFSDKKNIQPMFYRPKMVDGVIAVPHPDSGEVLK; encoded by the coding sequence ATGAGTTTTGGTGTGAAAGTGAAAGTATGGGGGGATTACGCATGTTTTACCCGACCGGAGATGAAAGTTGAGCGTGTCAGCTATGATGTTATTACGCCATCGGCGGCTCGGGCAGTGATTGAAGCGATCTACTGGAAACCTGCAATTCGGTGGGTAATTGACCGCATACATGTAATGAAACCGGTGAAATTTGATAATATCAGGCGGAATGAGGTGGACAGTAAGCTTTCTATTAGCGCAGGTAAGATAGCTACTGCCATGGAAAATAATGAAGCAATACAGCTTTTTGCAGATGACTCAAAACACCGTCGGCAACGGGCGGCTATGGTTCTTCGTGATGTTGAATACATTATTGAGGCTCATTTTGAGCCGATAAACAGCGAAGGGGAAAATATCGGGAAACACCTGGATATGTTCAATCGTCGGGCAAAAAAGGGGCAGTGTTTCTATCAACCCTATCTGGGGACCCGTGAGTTTTCCTCATCCTTTGAGCTGGTTGAGGGAGATATCCCTGCTTCACAGCTTACGGGGGAGCGTGATCTGGGGTTTATGCTTTTTGATATAGACTTTTCTGACAAGAAGAATATTCAACCCATGTTTTATCGTCCCAAGATGGTGGACGGTGTTATTGCTGTTCCCCATCCTGATTCCGGGGAGGTGCTGAAATGA
- the cas8c gene encoding type I-C CRISPR-associated protein Cas8c/Csd1 has translation MILQELINLYDRLETSEDTEIWKLGFSPESIHYAIIIDREGHFKGLDDYRTIGSDGKLHPSVFVVPKREGKRAGKANENSPYFLWDNSQFVLGVEVKNKKTKPKPQSHSFFVDKQKRILEETKASNKDVTAVMKFLESGQAKEKLLNSEEWKTAVEENLTGVNLSFIIEDSENDGFVFEQEEIKQIWRDYYAVVDQDVPQRYCLVTGKKAPVYRLQPTIKKGVGNGGKNDIPLISFNEKVFESYNLSGNENAQINRFSAGKFTHALNYLTMENKHNLRIADTLTLFWAENNRSAEHFFSGLMDRPDTDDEERRQELETFLKEMQKGKLPSDLADDSRFFVLGLAPNSARISVRFWHTDTVSKMGKKVASHYQDLKIIPQNKEKDSLTPSIWQLLIETASQHKSANIPPNIAGPVMRSILSGTRYPSNLLSILIGRMRTDQEYRRLNYYRVAFIKAILNRNFNKELTVALDADRKTAPYSLGRLFAVLERTQEDASGGSLNATIKDRYFASASATPRVVFPVIIKLAQNHLKKIKSTKPGLAVNKEKLIGEIMEDISDFPKSLKLEDQGEFAIGYYHQRQDFFKKKQKKITETEGEM, from the coding sequence ATGATATTGCAGGAGTTAATAAATCTGTATGACCGGTTAGAGACCAGTGAAGATACAGAAATTTGGAAGCTTGGGTTCAGCCCTGAATCCATTCACTATGCCATTATTATAGACAGGGAAGGACATTTTAAAGGATTAGACGATTACAGAACCATTGGGAGTGATGGTAAATTACATCCATCGGTTTTTGTAGTTCCAAAACGAGAGGGTAAACGGGCGGGGAAAGCAAATGAAAACAGTCCGTATTTCCTTTGGGATAATTCGCAGTTTGTCCTGGGTGTTGAGGTTAAAAACAAAAAGACAAAACCGAAGCCACAGAGTCACTCATTTTTCGTCGACAAACAGAAGAGGATTTTAGAGGAAACAAAGGCTTCAAATAAAGATGTTACGGCTGTTATGAAATTTCTCGAATCTGGACAGGCGAAAGAAAAACTCTTAAATTCTGAGGAATGGAAGACTGCAGTTGAAGAAAACCTTACTGGTGTAAATCTTTCATTTATAATCGAAGATAGTGAAAATGACGGATTTGTTTTTGAGCAGGAAGAAATAAAACAGATCTGGCGGGATTACTATGCCGTTGTCGATCAGGATGTTCCTCAAAGATATTGTTTGGTAACCGGTAAGAAAGCGCCAGTCTATCGTTTACAGCCAACAATAAAAAAAGGTGTCGGCAATGGCGGAAAAAACGATATCCCTCTGATTTCATTCAATGAAAAAGTTTTTGAATCCTACAATCTTAGTGGTAATGAGAATGCTCAGATAAACCGATTTAGTGCGGGTAAATTTACTCACGCATTGAATTACCTTACAATGGAAAATAAACACAATCTGAGAATAGCCGATACACTCACCCTTTTCTGGGCGGAAAACAACCGGTCGGCAGAACATTTCTTCAGTGGTTTGATGGATAGACCTGATACAGATGATGAAGAGCGCCGTCAGGAATTGGAGACCTTTCTCAAAGAGATGCAGAAAGGAAAACTCCCCTCAGATCTTGCAGATGATTCCCGTTTTTTTGTATTGGGTCTTGCACCGAACTCAGCCCGGATATCTGTTCGTTTCTGGCATACTGATACGGTGAGTAAAATGGGAAAAAAAGTAGCAAGTCATTATCAGGATCTGAAAATAATACCTCAGAATAAGGAAAAAGACAGTTTAACCCCTTCTATCTGGCAGCTTTTAATTGAGACAGCATCGCAGCATAAGAGTGCAAATATTCCGCCGAATATTGCCGGACCGGTTATGCGAAGTATTTTATCGGGAACACGATACCCTTCTAATCTTTTATCCATTCTTATCGGACGAATGCGTACGGATCAGGAATACCGGCGTTTGAATTATTATCGAGTCGCCTTTATCAAAGCAATATTAAACAGAAACTTTAACAAGGAGCTTACCGTGGCACTTGATGCAGATCGTAAAACTGCGCCCTACAGCTTAGGACGTTTGTTTGCCGTACTTGAACGAACTCAGGAGGATGCCTCCGGGGGTAGTCTGAATGCAACAATTAAAGACCGTTATTTTGCCTCTGCTTCGGCAACCCCGCGGGTTGTCTTTCCGGTCATTATTAAGCTGGCACAAAATCATCTGAAAAAAATTAAAAGCACCAAACCCGGCCTGGCAGTGAATAAAGAAAAACTGATTGGTGAAATTATGGAAGATATTTCGGATTTTCCTAAATCTCTTAAACTTGAAGATCAAGGGGAGTTTGCTATCGGCTATTATCACCAGCGGCAGGATTTTTTTAAGAAAAAACAGAAAAAAATAACTGAAACAGAAGGAGAGATGTAA
- the cas4 gene encoding CRISPR-associated protein Cas4 produces MEKEMDLIQLSALQHYIFCPRQCALAYVELNWEENHLTTQGHLMHEDIHSDRTEKRGGVIKSRGLYISSKKHSLSGQCDLVEFHRVDADAVVKAHDFAFPKTGIKLPNRSGWWIPFPVEYKRGKPKKDNCDTVQLCAQALCLEEMLDCNIDAGAIYYGKQHHRLDVCFDEALRGETVQVIDAVHGLFETGHTPRPAYSQKCRRCSLIDRCQPKQFEHRRKTDYIDAIFNP; encoded by the coding sequence ATGGAAAAAGAGATGGATTTAATACAGCTCTCTGCTCTTCAGCATTACATTTTTTGCCCACGGCAATGTGCCCTTGCCTATGTTGAACTAAATTGGGAAGAAAACCATCTTACCACACAGGGGCATCTGATGCATGAAGATATTCATTCCGATCGTACAGAAAAACGTGGCGGAGTGATAAAATCACGGGGGTTGTATATCTCTTCAAAAAAACACTCCCTTTCCGGTCAGTGTGATCTGGTGGAATTTCACCGGGTGGATGCAGATGCTGTTGTAAAGGCGCACGATTTTGCGTTTCCCAAAACAGGGATAAAATTACCCAATCGTTCCGGATGGTGGATCCCTTTCCCCGTGGAATACAAACGGGGAAAACCCAAGAAGGATAATTGTGATACGGTGCAATTGTGTGCCCAGGCGCTTTGCCTGGAGGAAATGCTGGATTGTAATATTGATGCCGGGGCTATCTATTATGGAAAACAGCACCATCGTCTGGATGTCTGTTTTGATGAGGCCCTGCGCGGGGAAACTGTGCAGGTTATTGATGCAGTCCATGGATTGTTTGAAACAGGGCACACCCCGCGGCCTGCGTACAGTCAGAAATGCCGGAGGTGTTCTCTTATTGATCGGTGTCAGCCAAAACAATTTGAACATCGTCGAAAAACGGATTACATCGATGCAATATTTAATCCGTGA
- the cas1c gene encoding type I-C CRISPR-associated endonuclease Cas1c codes for MKKYLNTLYLTTDGTYIHKQRETIIIEIEGEKAAQLPIHTIANIYCFGRVMVSPALMGFCGERGVGLAFFTWYGKFLARVQGAVSGNVLLRKAQYRTSEDPQAVLEIAKNSVGAKIHSSRTSLQRLLRNYPDHQNRENIEAVIQRKKQILHRIRDCCDIDSVRGYEGEGALQYFSVFDSCITKNKEYFYLAGRNRRPPRDAVNSLLSLFYTLITQDCVSACEGVGLDPAVGFLHRDRPGRNSLALDLCEEFRCYIADRLTLSLINRQQITPKDFIVSEVGAYSLKGDARKTVLAAYQDRKKEEVIHPFLKEKAPLGLFFHLQAQLMSRFLRGDIEFYPPFIWRS; via the coding sequence ATGAAAAAATATCTGAACACATTGTACCTGACCACAGATGGCACCTATATTCATAAACAGCGTGAGACAATTATTATTGAAATAGAAGGGGAGAAGGCGGCGCAACTGCCCATACATACCATTGCAAATATTTATTGTTTCGGCAGGGTGATGGTATCCCCGGCATTGATGGGGTTTTGCGGGGAACGGGGAGTGGGGTTGGCCTTTTTTACATGGTATGGAAAATTTCTTGCCCGTGTACAGGGGGCAGTTTCCGGGAATGTCCTTTTACGCAAGGCGCAGTATCGAACCAGTGAAGATCCACAGGCTGTTTTGGAAATTGCAAAGAACAGTGTGGGGGCAAAAATTCATTCATCACGGACATCTCTTCAGCGTTTGTTGCGCAATTATCCCGACCATCAAAACCGGGAAAATATAGAAGCGGTTATTCAGCGGAAAAAGCAGATTCTTCATCGGATACGGGATTGTTGCGATATAGATAGTGTTCGCGGATATGAAGGGGAAGGGGCTCTTCAGTATTTCTCTGTTTTTGATTCATGTATTACAAAAAACAAAGAGTATTTCTATCTTGCCGGAAGAAACCGACGTCCGCCCCGAGATGCAGTCAACTCACTTCTTTCCCTTTTTTACACCCTCATAACACAGGATTGTGTCTCCGCATGCGAGGGAGTGGGGCTTGACCCCGCCGTAGGGTTTCTTCACCGCGATCGTCCAGGAAGAAACAGCCTTGCCTTGGATTTATGTGAGGAGTTTCGCTGTTATATAGCCGACAGACTCACCCTTTCTCTTATAAATCGACAGCAAATTACACCGAAAGATTTTATTGTGTCGGAGGTTGGGGCGTATTCTTTAAAGGGTGATGCCAGAAAAACTGTTTTAGCAGCCTATCAGGATCGAAAAAAAGAGGAAGTAATACACCCTTTCTTAAAAGAAAAGGCTCCATTGGGATTGTTTTTTCATCTGCAGGCGCAGTTGATGAGCCGATTTTTGCGGGGTGATATTGAGTTTTATCCACCCTTTATATGGAGAAGCTGA
- a CDS encoding ABC transporter substrate-binding protein has protein sequence MRQLLLLILLFIYACTPSNDTEDTSRRMVTDALGREVTIPAEVNHIICSGAGALRYATYLELQDMVVAVDNAEKSANPALETRPYSIATPHYRDLPLFGEFRGADNPELILSLDPAPDVIFKTYSDMGHSVQRLQEQTGIPVVALEYGDLMSDRESMYQAFRIMGEVAHSTERAGEVIDFFEQHRTALSNMDLSREITPFLAGLSSRGTHGFVSTSPVYTPFLLLGVDNMAQKGPGIMENTRHTLLSKETIAHEDPEIIFLDIASTRNPEGEGNALYEMQTDPLFRNLTAVQENQVYTVIPHNSYTTNHGSVLANAYYIAHVLGTDVEYDPAEKADEIYSFLVGKPVFEELNEGFDNRAFRRLHVSQ, from the coding sequence ATGAGACAATTGCTACTGCTTATATTGCTCTTTATTTATGCGTGTACTCCTTCCAATGATACGGAAGATACGTCACGCCGTATGGTAACTGATGCTTTGGGACGGGAGGTGACTATTCCCGCAGAGGTAAATCATATTATCTGTTCCGGTGCCGGTGCCCTGCGCTATGCCACCTATCTGGAACTTCAGGATATGGTGGTGGCCGTGGACAATGCGGAAAAAAGTGCCAATCCCGCCCTGGAAACACGCCCATACTCCATTGCCACTCCGCACTACAGGGACTTACCCCTTTTTGGGGAGTTTCGCGGGGCAGACAATCCGGAGCTGATTCTCTCCCTTGATCCCGCACCGGATGTCATCTTCAAAACCTATTCCGACATGGGACATTCCGTGCAGCGTCTGCAGGAACAAACGGGAATTCCCGTGGTTGCTTTGGAATATGGAGACCTTATGAGCGACCGGGAGTCTATGTATCAGGCCTTTCGTATCATGGGTGAGGTGGCACATAGTACAGAGCGGGCCGGGGAAGTTATCGACTTTTTTGAACAGCATCGCACGGCTTTGTCAAACATGGACCTTTCCCGTGAGATTACACCCTTTCTTGCAGGCCTTTCATCGCGGGGAACCCACGGTTTTGTATCCACCTCTCCCGTCTACACACCGTTTCTCCTTCTCGGGGTGGATAATATGGCCCAGAAAGGTCCGGGGATCATGGAAAATACCCGCCATACCCTTCTCTCAAAAGAGACCATCGCCCATGAGGATCCGGAAATTATCTTCCTGGATATCGCCTCAACACGAAACCCAGAGGGCGAAGGTAATGCCCTCTACGAGATGCAGACAGACCCCCTCTTTCGAAATCTTACGGCCGTGCAGGAAAACCAGGTTTATACGGTGATTCCTCATAACTCCTACACAACAAATCACGGTTCTGTTTTGGCAAATGCCTATTATATTGCCCATGTTCTTGGTACAGATGTTGAGTATGATCCTGCTGAAAAAGCAGATGAGATATACTCTTTTCTTGTGGGAAAACCTGTATTTGAAGAGCTTAACGAGGGCTTTGACAATCGGGCCTTCCGGAGGCTGCATGTGTCACAGTAA
- the cas7c gene encoding type I-C CRISPR-associated protein Cas7/Csd2, with protein METLKNRYEFTLFFDVENGNPNGDPDAGNMPRIDAETSQGIVTDVCLKRKIRNYVDIACEGKEYYNIYIREKSVLSENRAPAYEDPRVKDEKDTGTKIKNARQWMCDNFFDVRTFGAVMSTKENNCGQVRGPVQINFAKSIDPVMPEELSITRMAVETPQEAKKQGGDNRTIGKKTLIPYGLYRVEGYVSAHFAKNTGFTEQDLEVLWDALINMFDHDHSASRGKVNARKLVVFKHDSMLGNAPAHTLFDLVSVKRNGDDVTPARAFSDYTVTVDTDSAPEGVEVIEML; from the coding sequence ATGGAAACACTGAAAAACCGCTATGAATTCACCCTGTTTTTTGATGTGGAAAACGGGAACCCCAACGGCGATCCGGACGCAGGAAATATGCCCCGCATTGATGCGGAAACTTCTCAGGGGATTGTGACAGATGTGTGCCTGAAACGAAAGATTCGCAATTATGTGGATATTGCCTGTGAGGGTAAAGAATATTACAATATTTACATCCGAGAAAAATCAGTTCTTTCAGAAAACCGGGCTCCTGCTTATGAAGATCCCCGTGTAAAAGATGAAAAGGATACCGGTACAAAGATAAAAAATGCACGGCAGTGGATGTGTGATAACTTTTTTGATGTTCGTACCTTTGGGGCCGTAATGTCAACAAAGGAAAATAACTGCGGTCAGGTACGCGGGCCGGTACAGATTAATTTTGCAAAAAGCATTGATCCGGTGATGCCCGAAGAACTGAGTATCACGCGTATGGCCGTGGAAACACCGCAGGAAGCAAAAAAACAGGGGGGAGATAACCGGACTATTGGTAAAAAAACCTTAATCCCCTATGGTTTATATCGGGTGGAAGGATATGTCTCTGCTCATTTTGCAAAAAATACTGGTTTTACAGAACAAGACCTTGAAGTTCTCTGGGATGCGCTGATTAATATGTTTGATCATGATCATTCTGCTTCGCGGGGCAAAGTAAATGCACGTAAACTGGTTGTTTTCAAGCATGATTCTATGCTCGGAAATGCACCGGCACATACACTTTTTGATCTGGTTTCTGTGAAGCGCAATGGTGATGATGTAACACCGGCTCGCGCTTTTTCTGATTATACGGTTACCGTTGATACCGATTCTGCTCCGGAAGGGGTAGAGGTTATTGAAATGTTGTAG
- a CDS encoding CRISPR-associated helicase/endonuclease Cas3 translates to MLLAHVRQDESGEWEIHELGEHLAGVAEIAEQCAAPFGLRKVAYLAGITHDFGKASEAFQNKIASQSGYDPEAHVTLHVDHSTAGAQYLVEKYGKDIGTVLAYLIVGHHGGLPNGHDSTNSDLRHRLTKSLEPYRENLPHMVLPKNLNISDFTPIKNKRGKLQLPFLIRMLYSCLVDADFLDTERFMAPEKNKERQVRRASVTELQHQLNQYIRSTFKADSSINAKRMQILEWCRDAAKRDSGLFSLTVPTGGGKTVSSMAFALDHAVKHNLRRVIYVIPYTSIITQNAEVFRTVFGDENVLEHHNNLEPEKETALNRLSSQNWDAPIVVTTNVQFFESFYSNRSSACRKLHNVADSVIIFDEAQMFPPEYLRPSITVIRELVESYGCSAVLCTATQPTLSDTRLLKNDALQNVREIMPEPQKLYNDFKRVQLSYLEELLNVDDLARRLAQQEQVLAIVNTRKDARNIMESLADTNVEKNECFHLSTMMCPEHRKDILQTVRNRLDDGLPCRVVSTQLIEAGVDVDFPVVYRAVAGIDSIAQAAGRCNRNGKLKQGEVFVFNGETPPPPGHLRHAAESGKRILKRYTDDILSIESVSTYFQNFYNKQNSGNKLDKKEIMALLSAAPDKIQFKDMAEKFRIIEEATQSIIVPYGTDGAEVIQELRDWSEKVKYCSKDAAFLPREMQKRAQRFSVQLRKRMFENLAKDGVLEDLFDDGQYWILTNNDIYTENVGLCPDIPEFMNTDSLMF, encoded by the coding sequence ATGCTTTTAGCACATGTACGACAGGATGAAAGTGGTGAATGGGAGATTCATGAGTTGGGTGAGCATCTTGCGGGAGTGGCAGAGATCGCAGAGCAATGTGCAGCCCCTTTTGGATTGCGAAAGGTTGCATACCTTGCTGGAATTACACATGATTTTGGTAAGGCGTCAGAGGCTTTTCAGAATAAGATTGCCAGTCAAAGTGGGTACGATCCGGAAGCTCATGTAACCTTGCATGTGGATCACTCAACAGCGGGGGCTCAGTATCTTGTGGAAAAGTACGGCAAAGATATTGGAACGGTTTTGGCATATCTTATTGTCGGACATCACGGCGGGCTTCCCAACGGGCATGATTCCACCAATTCTGATCTGCGTCACAGGTTAACAAAATCTTTGGAGCCTTACCGGGAAAATCTCCCGCACATGGTTCTTCCAAAGAATCTGAATATTTCAGATTTTACACCTATAAAGAATAAAAGAGGAAAACTGCAGCTTCCATTTCTTATTCGAATGCTTTACTCATGCTTGGTTGATGCTGATTTTTTGGATACAGAGCGTTTTATGGCTCCCGAAAAGAATAAGGAACGACAGGTACGGAGAGCCTCAGTTACTGAACTTCAGCATCAGCTTAATCAGTATATCCGTAGTACGTTTAAAGCTGACTCATCAATTAATGCAAAACGGATGCAAATTCTTGAGTGGTGTCGTGATGCTGCAAAAAGAGATTCCGGATTATTTTCGCTTACAGTACCTACCGGTGGGGGAAAGACCGTTTCCTCCATGGCCTTTGCACTGGATCATGCGGTAAAACATAATCTGCGTCGTGTTATCTATGTAATTCCCTATACGTCAATCATTACACAAAATGCAGAGGTATTTCGTACTGTTTTTGGTGATGAGAATGTACTGGAACACCACAATAACCTTGAGCCGGAAAAGGAAACTGCTTTAAACCGTTTAAGTTCACAAAACTGGGATGCTCCCATTGTGGTAACTACCAATGTACAATTTTTTGAATCTTTTTACAGTAACAGAAGCAGTGCCTGTCGGAAGCTTCACAACGTGGCAGATAGTGTCATTATTTTCGATGAAGCACAAATGTTTCCTCCTGAATATCTGAGACCTTCCATTACTGTTATTCGTGAATTGGTAGAGTCCTATGGATGCTCTGCGGTGTTGTGTACGGCAACACAGCCGACTCTGTCAGACACCAGACTTCTGAAAAATGATGCTTTGCAGAATGTACGTGAAATAATGCCGGAACCGCAAAAATTATATAATGATTTCAAACGGGTACAACTATCTTATCTTGAAGAATTATTAAATGTTGATGATCTTGCCCGGAGATTAGCTCAACAGGAACAGGTGCTTGCCATTGTTAATACCCGGAAAGATGCCCGTAATATTATGGAGTCTCTTGCGGATACGAATGTGGAAAAAAATGAATGTTTCCATCTTTCCACCATGATGTGTCCGGAACATCGGAAAGATATTCTGCAAACTGTTCGCAATCGCCTTGATGATGGTTTACCCTGTCGCGTGGTGAGTACACAGCTTATTGAAGCCGGTGTTGATGTGGATTTTCCTGTTGTGTATCGGGCTGTTGCCGGGATTGATTCCATTGCGCAGGCTGCCGGACGATGCAACCGAAATGGTAAGCTGAAACAGGGAGAGGTATTTGTTTTTAATGGTGAAACACCGCCACCGCCCGGGCATTTACGGCACGCTGCTGAGTCCGGTAAGCGAATTTTGAAAAGATATACCGATGATATTCTCTCAATCGAATCAGTTTCCACCTATTTCCAAAATTTTTATAACAAGCAAAACAGTGGTAATAAACTGGATAAAAAAGAGATAATGGCATTACTGAGTGCAGCTCCCGATAAGATTCAGTTTAAAGATATGGCAGAAAAATTCAGGATTATCGAAGAGGCAACTCAATCAATTATTGTACCCTATGGTACTGACGGTGCTGAGGTAATACAGGAGTTGCGTGATTGGTCAGAAAAAGTAAAATATTGCAGCAAGGATGCTGCTTTTCTGCCGCGGGAGATGCAGAAACGGGCTCAGCGCTTTTCTGTTCAGCTGCGAAAGAGAATGTTTGAGAATCTGGCAAAGGACGGAGTTCTGGAAGATCTCTTTGATGATGGTCAATACTGGATTCTTACAAATAATGATATTTACACGGAGAATGTCGGCTTGTGTCCGGACATTCCGGAGTTTATGAATACAGATAGTTTAATGTTTTAG
- a CDS encoding sulfite exporter TauE/SafE family protein, with product MKQSVVTVLLLLISSVSITWGHAQSWNNFDVHLGGDSLVIELGIVKEDLVSTLNIFHSGDIAWKEHTHEIMEYLDSTVTIQINDREYSLHTLSPRMKEDTSDILGLLPVKLIYSPPRKIQTITVTPDIFSTGHADVRWMVSFRDYNRESVLYQSSGNEETLVYDAEKALLRDSEGSVVRYAQDDTFLNQMIRTVRMGFSQAGVERMFAQSTHGNYIYIYLFLAIIIGALHALSPGHGKALIGAYIVGSRGSVKDALLLGVVTTVSHTSSVILLGVVLLLVFGTTIPDGVIPYISLFSGTVIIFIGSYLLGKRVQDLSTDGHSHDHGHSHDHGHSHDHGHSHDHGHSHDHGHSHDHGHEHISLETIHKKGFWSSIAMGISGGLVPCPAALVILFVAISVQELTFGLLLLLFFSIGLAISLSTIGIIFSRGMKYAERYDKSNVIEKLPLLSAGIIMILGLIIAGNALIHII from the coding sequence ATGAAACAAAGTGTTGTAACCGTACTCCTGCTTCTTATATCCAGTGTGTCAATCACATGGGGACATGCACAAAGCTGGAATAATTTTGATGTCCACCTTGGAGGTGACTCTCTTGTTATAGAACTTGGCATTGTAAAGGAGGATTTGGTAAGCACCCTCAATATATTCCACAGCGGGGATATTGCCTGGAAAGAGCATACTCATGAAATTATGGAGTATCTTGACAGCACCGTTACTATTCAGATAAATGACAGGGAATACTCCCTTCATACTCTTTCACCCCGTATGAAGGAGGATACATCGGATATTCTAGGGCTTTTGCCTGTAAAACTTATCTATTCACCTCCCCGTAAGATACAAACCATTACTGTTACACCCGATATTTTTTCCACGGGCCATGCCGATGTCCGATGGATGGTATCTTTTCGAGACTATAATAGAGAGTCCGTATTGTATCAAAGCAGTGGCAATGAAGAAACCCTGGTATATGACGCAGAAAAGGCTCTTTTACGGGATAGTGAGGGCTCTGTGGTGCGTTATGCTCAGGATGATACCTTTCTTAACCAAATGATCCGTACGGTTCGCATGGGGTTCAGTCAGGCTGGTGTTGAGCGGATGTTTGCCCAAAGTACCCATGGAAACTACATCTACATTTATCTCTTCCTTGCAATTATTATCGGTGCCCTGCACGCCCTTTCACCGGGCCACGGCAAAGCCCTTATCGGTGCCTATATTGTAGGAAGCAGAGGATCGGTGAAGGATGCGCTCCTCCTTGGGGTTGTCACCACGGTGAGTCATACCTCCAGCGTTATTCTTCTGGGAGTGGTGCTTCTCCTTGTCTTTGGCACTACGATTCCCGATGGGGTCATTCCCTATATAAGTCTCTTTTCCGGAACCGTTATTATTTTTATCGGCTCCTATCTTCTGGGAAAACGGGTACAGGATCTTTCCACCGACGGGCACAGTCACGATCATGGACATAGTCACGATCATGGACATAGTCACGATCATGGACATAGTCACGATCATGGACATAGTCACGATCACGGGCACAGTCATGATCATGGGCATGAACATATCTCCCTTGAGACGATTCATAAAAAGGGCTTTTGGTCCAGTATTGCCATGGGGATCTCCGGTGGGCTTGTCCCCTGTCCGGCGGCATTGGTTATACTTTTTGTTGCCATCTCGGTACAGGAGCTTACCTTCGGACTTCTTCTCCTGCTGTTTTTTAGTATCGGTCTGGCCATTTCCCTTTCCACCATCGGGATTATCTTTTCACGAGGTATGAAGTATGCTGAACGCTATGATAAAAGCAATGTTATAGAGAAACTGCCCCTTCTTAGTGCCGGAATCATTATGATTCTGGGTCTTATTATTGCGGGAAATGCCCTTATTCACATTATCTGA